Proteins encoded together in one Bombus vancouverensis nearcticus chromosome 14, iyBomVanc1_principal, whole genome shotgun sequence window:
- the LOC117156260 gene encoding growth arrest-specific protein 1 produces MSRWFDQSSILLMSVMLFNTVMWNTAKSSIMKCEEAKLKCAFRTGCGAALQHYLTGCAPVLQGNDCSETCQHALIALTSTDEGKELMTCECEDELCSESKQRVEICRSSVTMAMNRTRVSCRIATWICNADALCQTALTYYNKYCKSMFQGRKCTRRCRNSINILTRQEKAAKLNTCQCDGFEEYDCKGIHRNMNLLCFGKTHHGYRDVNVEDDRESEFLTPNMSLRGNGVQILMDRELFLLSLLIYHILKARQD; encoded by the exons ATGTCACGTTGGTTCGATCAATCGAGCATACTCCTGATGAGTGTGATGTTGTTTAATACAGTAATGTGGAATACAGCGAAAAGTTCGATAATGAAGTGTGAGGAAGCAAAATTAAAATGCGCCTTCAGAACAGGCTGTGGCGCAGCTCTGCAACATTATCTCACGGGTTGTGCACCCGTTCTCCAAGGGAATGATTGTTCCGAAACCTGCCAACATGCCCTTATTGCTCTTACAAGCACCGATGAGGGCAAAGAACTTATGACA TGTGAATGTGAGGATGAATTATGTTCGGAGTCGAAACAAAGAGTAGAAATATGTAGATCGTCTGTAACAATGGCAATGAATAGGACAAGGGTGTCCTGCAGAATAGCAACTTGGATTTGTAATGCAGACGCTCTTTGCCAAACTGCGCTTAcatattacaataaatattgcaaGAGTATGTTTCAAGGACGAAAGTGTACTAGACG ATGTAGAAATTCGATAAATATCTTAACAAGACAAGAAAAGGCTGCAAAATTGAATACATGTCAGTGTGATGGTTTTGAAGAATACGATTGCAAAGGAATTCATAGAAATATGAATCTTTTATGTTTTGGAAAAACACATCATGGTTACCGTGATGTTAATGTCGAGGATGATAGGGAAAGTGAATTTCTAACACCAAACATGAGTCTTAGAGGAAACGGTGTTCAAATATTAATGGACAGAGaattatttttactttctttattgATTTATCACATACTTAAAGCGAGACAAG ACTGA